AATCTCAAGACATTGAAATGATGTGCACTTCTACTGTTCTGCAGGAGTTGAATTACTGAGATTGACTGTTTGCTCAGAGTCAAATACTCTCGAGATACCATAAAAGTGGATCATTTCAGGACACGTAGAACATAGGAAAGTGATTTGGATGAAATTTTAACATGTTCTAGATGAGGTTTATACTATGTAGTCAGCCTTTATTTGCGAATTAGCTGATGATCAACCAGGTTGCCCCTCTATTTCTATGCTCCTCAAGACTGAATCTTGGAGAGAGGCATTGATGCTCTTGATATTCCAATAGGATGGTGCAGTAACAGCTAGCATTCTATGGTAGAAACTGAATCCGAACATTAATCAACACTATGATACAGTCCATGTCAGTTTGACCCTTTTCCTACTAGACAGAATCTGTATGTCCAGTGAGAATGTCTATGCATTTCGACCTGAAATGACATTTTCATCACATGAATGATGGTAAATAACTCGTTCCTTCCTGATGCAGGACGCGAGAACCAAGGAGATTGAGGATGTCCTTATCCTATCCGGGGATCACTTATATCGGATGGACTATATGGATTTTGTTCAGGTGATGAACCATTGGAGAACTCCGGGGAATCTTAGTGGGACTATTCTCGTTTCTTAATGGCATTTTACAGTTTTAAAACACTCTCACACATGATTTTATATCTTCATTTCAGAACCATAGACAGAGTGGGGCAGATATCAGCATTGCTTCTTTGCCAGTGGATGACAGGTAGAGCACTGATTCAATCAAACCCAGGTCTATTTCCATGCCTAAAAACATTTCTTCAACTTACCCAAAGCACTAGAATTTCACGACCTTCTTGCGGATACTTTGTATTGTGTCCAGTTAAGCTTCGATCAGACGCCAAACCTCTGTATCGGTCTCCATTTCCAACATCCAATCAGCAGTCACTGTCTCTTAATGTTATGTTGCTTGCATTTATTCATGATGAAGATTACCTATTTGACAAGCTTTCTTCTGTTTCTACACAGACGGGCCTCGGACTTTGGTTTAATGAAGATTGACAACAAAGGAAGGATCCTTTCCTTCAGCGAGAAGCCCAGGGGAGCTGACCTCAAAGCAATGGTACTAACAGAAACCAGAATACTTTTTATGAACTTAGGGTCATATTCAGAAACTGGTAACATGCTGATACAAATGAATGCTTCAGCAAGTGGATACCACTGTTCTAGGTCTTTCACGGGATGAGGCAAAGAAAAAACCGTATATTGCTTCCATGGGAGTCTACGTCTTCAAGAAGGAGATACTTCTGAATCTTTTAAGGTACCTGTTCACTCAAAGTCGTGCTTCTCATGCACGAATGTACAGAACTATGGCACATCTTAGGCTGATCAATGCAAATTAATTCTATGCCTCTTTGTCGATTCAGATGGCGCTTTCCCACTGCCAATGACTTTGGATCGGAGATTATCCCTGCCTCTGCCAGCGAATTCTACACAAAGGTCAGAATTGTTCCATGCTTATTGTCATCGGTGAAGTATGTTTTTAGTTCATTAGCTAGTAACTTTAGGTGCTAGCATCAACAGATTCATTGAGAAGTTGTTGCAGGCTTATCTATTTAATGATTACTGGGAAGACATAGGGACCATCAGATCCTTCTTTGAGGCAAACCTCGCTCTGACCGAGCATGTAAGTGCATTATTTAACTAGATTGTATCTCACTTCTGTAAACTAGCTTCAATGCTTCTTTCTGTTTCCATCTGGAACAAAAAGTACGACATTGACTGCATTTTTTTCCATGTTCTGGGTTCTTATTAAGAGCTCTAACCCATACagagcatttctttttttatctctcAGCCACCAAGATTTAGCTTTTACGATGCGACAAAGCCAATATACACATCAAGAAGGAACTTGCCACCGTCCAAGATCGACAGCAGCAAGGTGAGTTTAGGTtacattccccattccatcaACCTGGTAACATTGCCTTTATCTTCAAATAGTTTATATTGGGGAAGGAAAATGTGCGGAGATCTCTTTTGTCCTACCAATCGTTGGCCAACTGTTCATCCTTTCTTCAGATTGTTGACTCAATTGTATCACACGGGAGCTTCTTAAATAATTGCTTCATAGAGCACAGCGTCGTTGGTATCAGATCGCGCATAAATGCTAACGTTCACCTGAAGGTAATTACCACACTTTACTCTGATCTTAAGCGAATTAGACATGTGCGAAATTGCTGATTTGGCAAGTTTATTATGATCTCATTTAGGAGCTCAGTTGCTGCTTAGCATGAAATGTTCTGCTTCAGCTAATTACATGGTGTTACAGGACACAGTGATGCTCGGAGCTGACTTTTATGAAACTGATGCCGAAGTAGCCGCGCAGTTTGCTGAGGGAAAAGCCCCCATTGGCATCGGAGAAAACACGAAAATCAAGTATCGCAACAATGCTCCTAATCTTTCCATTAATTCCGTTCCGTCCTCATTTCATGTCTTTCTCCATGTGCACTAGAGCGAGGTTGAGCATGTTTGGTGAACATCTGCGCGCGCATGAAACACCATGGAGCCTGGATCAAGCTATGATCCTTATGCACTCTTGCCTTCGACTTGCTTATCGTTACATATCTGTGCAGGGATTGCATCATCGACAAAAATGCAAGAATTGGGAAGAATGTCGTCATTGCGAATTCCGAGGTTCACTGAATTGAATTCCCCTTGATATGCAGCCTAAAAGACATCTCATTTCATACATGATACGGGGAGTTCATTCATTCAATCGTCAGATGTTCACATTTCATCGTTCTTTTTGCAGGGAATACAAGAAGCTGACAGATCTTCGGAAGGCTTCTACATCAGATCCGGCATCAGCGTTATCCTGAAAAACTCAACGATCCCGGACGGATTTGTAATATAAACCGATCGCCCTatcctttcattttgttctgcGATTAGGGATGGGATATCAAGGGGACCAAAGAAGACAATGAATACAAGATTATGTTTGctagagaagggaaagaaacatGTCACTGCAAATAGCCAGTGTCTTCAAAAGGCATACGTCAATATGCAATGCGAAATGACCTGAATTCTCGTTAGTCTTTCAATTGATTTCCTAATGCATCTTAAATTTAGattcttttgataaatatatgAAACAAACGATGCTAAATTTGTTAATGCAGATtacaaaacaagaaattgccaattactttcataaaaaagatCATAGTTACATAGGTAAAGATCTTAAGATTATGGCCATAATGTGTAGTCCATAGGTTTGCTGCAATAATCCTGGGACTAGAATCAATTGGACCGGCTGCAAATGGGCGGGCCAGAGTCTATTGGACCAACTAGTTGGCCCTGACTAGGctttttaatttggattacTTTTTCGAACCCGCCCATCTGCGCTTCAGGCTCGGTCGATCTACTGGGCACGTGAACACGTTTACTATTAGTTTAGGAACAATTACAATGGAATTCCTAAAATTTGTAAGCACTTAATAATTTTACCGTAtatttaagttctaaaacttgtcgcCATTCTCCATTTTAGTTGGTGCTTCTGTGAGCTCTGTCAGCTTTTCGTGGACCAAAAGTCCAAAACAACATGTTTCATTAAATTTTTGGTGCTTGTAGGGTCAAATAAGCTGATGGAGTTCATTAAAACTCAATATGAGTtacaaattaaaatgaaaaaaaaaattcactggTTCAAAGATGACATCATCGATTCCCTTTCTTTACTGCCCCTTTTTGACCTGGATATCCGAGCCATGCTATTATTATTATCCTTATATAAGTGCCTGCCACTggcataaaaaaagaaaaagaaaagacagtcTGACGTGCGACTCACGAAGGGGGGAGATCCCAATATTAGGACATGTCGGCATGTTTGGGTTGCGAcaatgccttttcttttaaactataattttcatctaattaatatgacaaatttatctcaaaatattttatatcactaaaaatccaaatttatcatttattaatttatattaaattgactaaatatctataaattgatacatatgtgcaaaaaaagtaaaattctaaaatcgcaaaaattgatatatatgtgacaaatgaaaaataaaatcccaaattacaTAACTATCAATTGTTACGTGCCatttaattcaataatttgatgaaagaatttaattgaaattaactaaGAGTAAATCtgttataaatataataatttgagatttttcttggtctaataataaatttggataaatttgtcataaatgtattaatttggaatttttttgttatatcaatcatttttattttcttggataagtgcattgaatatcttaaattttgtcacgaaagtacaattaatttttagaactttttaaaagtgcaatcaatttAATAGAATGACTAATTgcaccaatttgacaaattttaggatttgaatatactttttgaaagttttagaattaattgtatttttgtgataagttttacgATTTTTAGTGCACTTATAGCTTgtgaaagttgttttttttttatttttatttttattgtaagATATTCAGAATCTTTAAATATGGTTAAGATTTAGATTTATATGCATATTTTTTCACagtttttttttggcatattttGGCAAGAAATCTGACTTCCAAAAAGTTGAGACAAATTAACCCTAATTGCTTGGGAGTGTGGCAATCTCCCGTGTTCTCATGTAATTGGATAATTTTCGGGATAGGAGACTCGTATGTCACAAGTCAACACTTCAAGGCTTGCCCGGTCATCTTGACCATCTTCAGGGTCTGTTAGGTCTCGATAACCTCCAATCCGTGACACATAATCCTATAAATAAGTCTCAAAATGATCAATTTGAATTGCAAGTGCCATAGATTATCACGAAGGTGACGAATTCCAACGGATACGGCGGTCCAGATGCTTTCTATTCTTGTGCCATGCTCATAGAATAGTAATTCTTCATCGAACGATCCTTTGCGTGGCTTCAGTGAGAAGTTCCGAATCCAAATGGATAGCCGTCGGACCGGAAGTGGACAGCTCCCACTGGCCGTCGTGTTGCCACTgcttcatgaagaaatcgacgCGAATGTATGTACGgagaaaaagcaataaaaacaTGGGAAAACACTTTATTGCAGCCGGATGTTTCACACGCATGCCAACTGCACATAACTAAATGGAAACAACCGGAACTGACGAGACCGGAGTTACTAGGGGCGTAGAAACGATCTAGACGGGGCAATACACAACAAGACTGTCTACAGAATCGTTTGGATACTCGCCCCAATCGCGAAGCAATGTCCATACAAGCTTAATCTATTCTGGTCGACAACAGCACCTTGTTGATCACCTCGTCCAGGTTCAAGAACGACGACCCGGAAGGACGCGTGGCCTCTCGGGCCATCTCCTTCCACTCCATCGCCTTCCTCTTCATCTGCTTCCCTTTCTCCCCCTCCATTAGCTCCTTCACCTGCCTCTCCACCTCGTTCCTTTTCACGTTGTTGTCGATCTCCATCCCGATTCCCCACTCCTGGCAGCTGTACCAGCAGTTCGTCTGCTGGTCCCCAAAGAATGGCCAGCACACCACCGGCACCCCAGCCGCAATGCTCTCGATCGTGGAGTTCCACCCGTTGTGGGTCAGGAACCCGCCAACCGCTGAGTGGCTTAGCACCCGCTCCTGGGGGCACCAGCTCACCAGCAGGCTCCGCTCCCTCGTTGCAGCCAAGAAATCCGGAGGCAGCATCGCCGCATCACCAACGACCAAGTCTGGCCTGATGACCCACAGGAACGCCTGGCCGCTGTTTGCGAGCCCCCATGCGAACTCCACCAGTTGCACTGGCGACATCACGGTGATGCTCCCGAAGTTCACGTACACAACTGAGCTGGGTTGTTTCGAGTCGAGCCACTCGATGCAACCTGGTTCTTCCTTCCACAGGTTGGACCCGAACGGCCTGGTGTTATTATCGGATAGTTGCTTTGTAAGGAGATGAAGGGGGCCAAGGGTGTAGATGGGAGGGAACATGGCCTTGAGGGCGTCGAGGACCTCGTGCTCTAATTGGTCGAACGTGTTGAAAACAATGGCTGAGGCTCTCTTCGCTCGATCGACCTCTCTCAAGCAGAAGGGTATCATTAGGTCGTTCGGGTCAGTGGTTTGGATGAAGGACGGTAAGTCTCTCAGGCGGATGTTTCTCATCCCGGGTATCCAGTCAATGGTGGTGTCTAGATACCCGTTTGTCAAGTAGCTGGCATCTACAAATTGAGAGTCGATCGATTAAACCATTTAACCATTCATGATAAGGTTCTTACATCTTAAATTCTACTTTTCA
The nucleotide sequence above comes from Eucalyptus grandis isolate ANBG69807.140 chromosome 2, ASM1654582v1, whole genome shotgun sequence. Encoded proteins:
- the LOC104428639 gene encoding 7-deoxyloganetin glucosyltransferase, which codes for MDKIDMIQKPHAVCIPYPAQGHINPMLNLAKLLHHRGFHVTFVNTEYNHSRLLRSRGPSSLDGLPSFQFRTIPDGLPPSDAAADATQDTLALCQSTSKFCLPYFRDLLQRLNEESATSGSPLVSCVVSDGAMTFTLDAAEAIGVPEVLLWTASACSFMGYVQYRSLIDKGLTPLKDASYLTNGYLDTTIDWIPGMRNIRLRDLPSFIQTTDPNDLMIPFCLREVDRAKRASAIVFNTFDQLEHEVLDALKAMFPPIYTLGPLHLLTKQLSDNNTRPFGSNLWKEEPGCIEWLDSKQPSSVVYVNFGSITVMSPVQLVEFAWGLANSGQAFLWVIRPDLVVGDAAMLPPDFLAATRERSLLVSWCPQERVLSHSAVGGFLTHNGWNSTIESIAAGVPVVCWPFFGDQQTNCWYSCQEWGIGMEIDNNVKRNEVERQVKELMEGEKGKQMKRKAMEWKEMAREATRPSGSSFLNLDEVINKVLLSTRID
- the LOC104424626 gene encoding glucose-1-phosphate adenylyltransferase large subunit 3, chloroplastic/amyloplastic isoform X1; this encodes MAVSADGRVSLSATGQLHGATGLAGRSWKMVKFCNGELMGKKLKMSQTGHGVNGKSDVKKHVSMSLATDIAGEAKLRDLEMERRDARTVAAIILGGGAGTRLFPLTKRRAKPAVPIGGAYRLIDVPMSNCINSGVNKIYILTQFNSASLNRHLARAYNFGSGVTLGDGYVEVLAATQTPGEAGKRWFQGTADAVRQFHWLFEDARTKEIEDVLILSGDHLYRMDYMDFVQNHRQSGADISIASLPVDDRRASDFGLMKIDNKGRILSFSEKPRGADLKAMQVDTTVLGLSRDEAKKKPYIASMGVYVFKKEILLNLLRWRFPTANDFGSEIIPASASEFYTKAYLFNDYWEDIGTIRSFFEANLALTEHPPRFSFYDATKPIYTSRRNLPPSKIDSSKIVDSIVSHGSFLNNCFIEHSVVGIRSRINANVHLKDTVMLGADFYETDAEVAAQFAEGKAPIGIGENTKIKYRNNAPNLSINSVPSSFHVFLHLRAHETPWSLDQAMILMHSCLRLAYRYISVQGLHHRQKCKNWEECRHCEFRGNTRS
- the LOC104424626 gene encoding glucose-1-phosphate adenylyltransferase large subunit 3, chloroplastic/amyloplastic isoform X2, encoding MAVSADGRVSLSATGQLHGATGLAGRSWKMVKFCNGELMGKKLKMSQTGHGVNGKSDVKKHVSMSLATDIAGEAKLRDLEMERRDARTVAAIILGGGAGTRLFPLTKRRAKPAVPIGGAYRLIDVPMSNCINSGVNKIYILTQFNSASLNRHLARAYNFGSGVTLGDGYVEVLAATQTPGEAGKRWFQGTADAVRQFHWLFEDARTKEIEDVLILSGDHLYRMDYMDFVQNHRQSGADISIASLPVDDRRASDFGLMKIDNKGRILSFSEKPRGADLKAMQVDTTVLGLSRDEAKKKPYIASMGVYVFKKEILLNLLRWRFPTANDFGSEIIPASASEFYTKAYLFNDYWEDIGTIRSFFEANLALTEHPPRFSFYDATKPIYTSRRNLPPSKIDSSKIVDSIVSHGSFLNNCFIEHSVVGIRSRINANVHLKDTVMLGADFYETDAEVAAQFAEGKAPIGIGENTKIKDCIIDKNARIGKNVVIANSEGIQEADRSSEGFYIRSGISVILKNSTIPDGFVI